A single genomic interval of Bos indicus isolate NIAB-ARS_2022 breed Sahiwal x Tharparkar chromosome 5, NIAB-ARS_B.indTharparkar_mat_pri_1.0, whole genome shotgun sequence harbors:
- the AKAP3 gene encoding A-kinase anchor protein 3 isoform X2, whose translation MSDRVDWLQSQNGVCKVDVYSPGDSQPQDWKMEASHDPIRVLSWLRRDLEKSTAGFQDIRFKPGESSLGREMVSSGDPRKGFCVDYYNTTSRGSPGRLHFEMSHRENPHQGPTCNGSSVDEVSFYANRLTNLVIAMARKEINEKIDGSENRCVHQSVYMGDEPPPNKSLSKVASELVNETVTACSKNTPSDKAPGSGDRASGTLQSPPNLKYKSTLKIKESNKGGRGPDDRPSSKKSFFYKEVFESRNAGDAKEGGRTLPAERKMFRGYERPDDFTASISQGIMTYANSVVSDMMVSIMKTLKIQVKDTTIATIVLKKVLIKHAKEVVSDLIDSFMKNLHNVTGTLMTDTDFVSAVKRSFFSHGSQKATDIMDAMLGKLYSVIFAKKPPETVRKTKDKSESYSLVSMKGMGDPKHRNVNFASMKSEGKVRERVCTPTPKPEKSCVETLGEHIIKEGLTLWHNSQQKEGISACLQGSPFVTPKRQYKPVPDFPLGFPFDPCNFSLPMQCPEKPENFMCDSDSWAKDLLVSALLLIQYHLAQGGNMDAQSFLEAAGTSNLYPTKSPAVSHESSLRSPQVGADPEEVEKKDLMSVFFNFIRNLLSETIFKSDHSCDPKATKEDNSPQCERPVTPSPAKLNECDETGGAFAGLTKMVANKLDGHMNGQMVDHLMDSVMKLCLIIAKSCDSPLAELGDDKSGDASRPTSAFPESLYECLSTKGTGTAETLLQNAYQAIHNELRSLSAQPPEGCTAPKVIVSNHNLTDTVQNKQLQAVLQWVAASELNVPILYFAGDDEGIQEKLLQLSAAAVEKGRSVGEVLQSVLRYEKERQLDEAVGNVTRLQLLDWLMVNL comes from the exons ATGTCGGATAGGGTTGACTGGTTACAAAGCCAAAATGGAGTATGCAAAGTTGACGTCTATTCCCCCGGAGACAGCCAACCCCAAGACTGGAAAATG GAAGCCTCACACGATCCCATCAGAGTGCTCAGCTGGCTCCGCAGAGACCTGGAGAAAAGCACAGCAGGATTCCAAGACATTAGGTTCAAGCCCGGAGAATCATCGCTCGGCAGGGAAATGGTCAGCTCAGGAGACCCACGCAAAGGTTTCTGCGTGGACTATTATAACACCACCTCCAGGGGAAGTCCAGGGAGGCTGCATTTTGAGATGAGTCACAGAGAGAACCCACACCAGGGCCCCACCTGCAATGGGAGCTCCGTAGATGAAGTCTCCTTCTACGCCAACCGCCTCACAAATCTTGTCATCGCCATGGCCCGCAAGGAGATCAACGAGAAGATTGACGGCTCTGAAAACAGGTGTGTCCACCAATCAGTGTACATGGGGGATGAGCCTCCACCCAACAAGAGCCTGAGCAAGGTGGCGTCGGAGCTGGTGAATGAGACCGTCACTGCCTGCTCCAAAAACACCCCATCAGATAAGGCACCGGGCTCTGGTGACAGAGCCTCGGGGACATTACAGAGCCCcccaaatttaaaatacaaaagcacTTTGAAGATCAAGGAAAGCAACAAGGGAGGCAGGGGTCCAGACGACAGGCCTAGCTCTAAGAAGTCTTTCTTCTACAAGGAAGTATTCGAATCCCGTAACGCGGGTGATGccaaagagggaggaaggacctTACCAGCGGAGAGAAAGATGTTCAGAGGGTATGAAAGGCCCGATGACTTCACAGCTTCCATCAGTCAAGGGATCATGACCTATGCCAACAGTGTGGTGTCCGACATGATGGTCTCCATCATGAAGACCCTGAAGATCCAGGTGAAGGACACGACCATTGCCACCATCGTGCTGAAGAAGGTCCTGATCAAGCACGCCAAAGAGGTGGTCTCCGACCTCATCGACTCCTTCATGAAGAACCTCCACAACGTCACGGGGACCCTCATGACGGACACGGACTTTGTCTCGGCCGTGAAAAGAAGCTTCTTCTCTCATGGAAGCCAGAAGGCCACGGACATCATGGACGCGATGCTGGGGAAACTCTATTCGGTGATATTTGCCAAGAAACCCCCTGAGACAGTCAGGAAAACCAAGGATAAGTCTGAAAGTTACTCCCTCGTCTCTATGAAAGGGATGGGTGACCCTAAACACCGAAACGTCAACTTCGCCTCCATGAAATCAGAAGGTAAAGTGAGGGAGAGAGTATGCACCCCCACACCCAAACCCGAGAAGTCCTGTGTGGAAACTCTGGGGGAACACATTATCAAAGAGGGGCTGACCCTGTGGCACAACAGCCAGCAGAAGGAAGGCATATCTGCATGCCTCCAGGGCTCACCCTTCGTCACTCCCAAAAGACAGTATAAACCTGTGCCGGACTTTCCCCTGGGGTTCCCTTTTGACCCCTGCAACTTCAGCCTCCCTATGCAATGCCCAGAAAAACCTGAGAATTTTATGTGCGACTCAGACTCCTGGGCCAAGGACCTGCTTGTGTCTGCCTTACTTCTGATCCAGTACCACCTGGCCCAGGGAGGAAACATGGATGCACAGAGCTTTCTCGAAGCTGCTGGCACCTCCAACCTGTATCCCACTAAGTCTCCAGCCGTTTCCCATGAGTCCAGCCTCCGGTCTCCCCAAGTGGGAGCTGACCCAGAAGAAGTGGAGAAGAAGGACCTAATGAGCGTTTTCTTCAACTTTATCCGGAACTTGCTCAGTGAGACCATTTTCAAGAGCGACCATAGCTGTGATCCCAAGGCAACCAAGGAAGACAACAGCCCCCAGTGTGAAAGACCCGTCACCCCTTCTCCCGCCAAATTAAATGAATGTGATGAGACTGGGGGTGCTTTTGCAGGGCTCACCAAGATGGTGGCTAACAAACTTGATGGCCACATGAACGGGCAGATGGTAGACCATCTGATGGACTCAGTGATGAAGTTGTGTCTCATCATTGCCAAGTCCTGCGACTCTCCGTTGGCAGAACTGGGAGACGACAAGTCTGGGGATGCCAGCAGGCCAACATCAGCCTTCCCAGAGAGTTTATATGAGTGTTTGTCCACCAAGGGCACAGGGACTGCAGAGACACTCCTACAGAATGCCTATCAGGCTATCCACAACGAACTGAGGAGTCTATCAGCACAGCCCCCAGAAGGGTGCACAGCACCCAAAGTGATCGTCAGCAACCACAACCTGACTGACACCGTGCAGAACAAGCAGCTCCAAGCCGTTCTTCAGTGGGTGGCCGCCTCTGAGCTCAACGTCCCCATTCTGTACTTTGCGGGTGACGACGAAGGAATCCAGGAGAAG CTACTTCAGCTCTCGGCAGCTGCCGTGGAAAAGGGGCGCAGCGTAGGTGAGGTTCTACAGTCGGTGCTGCGGTACGAGAAGGAGCGACAGCTGGACGAGGCGGTGGGCAACGTCACACGGCTGCAGCTGCTGGACTGGCTGATGGTGAACCTGTGA
- the AKAP3 gene encoding A-kinase anchor protein 3 isoform X1, which produces MSDRVDWLQSQNGVCKVDVYSPGDSQPQDWKMSDESLSIFKEASHDPIRVLSWLRRDLEKSTAGFQDIRFKPGESSLGREMVSSGDPRKGFCVDYYNTTSRGSPGRLHFEMSHRENPHQGPTCNGSSVDEVSFYANRLTNLVIAMARKEINEKIDGSENRCVHQSVYMGDEPPPNKSLSKVASELVNETVTACSKNTPSDKAPGSGDRASGTLQSPPNLKYKSTLKIKESNKGGRGPDDRPSSKKSFFYKEVFESRNAGDAKEGGRTLPAERKMFRGYERPDDFTASISQGIMTYANSVVSDMMVSIMKTLKIQVKDTTIATIVLKKVLIKHAKEVVSDLIDSFMKNLHNVTGTLMTDTDFVSAVKRSFFSHGSQKATDIMDAMLGKLYSVIFAKKPPETVRKTKDKSESYSLVSMKGMGDPKHRNVNFASMKSEGKVRERVCTPTPKPEKSCVETLGEHIIKEGLTLWHNSQQKEGISACLQGSPFVTPKRQYKPVPDFPLGFPFDPCNFSLPMQCPEKPENFMCDSDSWAKDLLVSALLLIQYHLAQGGNMDAQSFLEAAGTSNLYPTKSPAVSHESSLRSPQVGADPEEVEKKDLMSVFFNFIRNLLSETIFKSDHSCDPKATKEDNSPQCERPVTPSPAKLNECDETGGAFAGLTKMVANKLDGHMNGQMVDHLMDSVMKLCLIIAKSCDSPLAELGDDKSGDASRPTSAFPESLYECLSTKGTGTAETLLQNAYQAIHNELRSLSAQPPEGCTAPKVIVSNHNLTDTVQNKQLQAVLQWVAASELNVPILYFAGDDEGIQEKLLQLSAAAVEKGRSVGEVLQSVLRYEKERQLDEAVGNVTRLQLLDWLMVNL; this is translated from the exons ATGTCGGATAGGGTTGACTGGTTACAAAGCCAAAATGGAGTATGCAAAGTTGACGTCTATTCCCCCGGAGACAGCCAACCCCAAGACTGGAAAATG TCGGATGAATCCTTGTCTATTTTTAAGGAAGCCTCACACGATCCCATCAGAGTGCTCAGCTGGCTCCGCAGAGACCTGGAGAAAAGCACAGCAGGATTCCAAGACATTAGGTTCAAGCCCGGAGAATCATCGCTCGGCAGGGAAATGGTCAGCTCAGGAGACCCACGCAAAGGTTTCTGCGTGGACTATTATAACACCACCTCCAGGGGAAGTCCAGGGAGGCTGCATTTTGAGATGAGTCACAGAGAGAACCCACACCAGGGCCCCACCTGCAATGGGAGCTCCGTAGATGAAGTCTCCTTCTACGCCAACCGCCTCACAAATCTTGTCATCGCCATGGCCCGCAAGGAGATCAACGAGAAGATTGACGGCTCTGAAAACAGGTGTGTCCACCAATCAGTGTACATGGGGGATGAGCCTCCACCCAACAAGAGCCTGAGCAAGGTGGCGTCGGAGCTGGTGAATGAGACCGTCACTGCCTGCTCCAAAAACACCCCATCAGATAAGGCACCGGGCTCTGGTGACAGAGCCTCGGGGACATTACAGAGCCCcccaaatttaaaatacaaaagcacTTTGAAGATCAAGGAAAGCAACAAGGGAGGCAGGGGTCCAGACGACAGGCCTAGCTCTAAGAAGTCTTTCTTCTACAAGGAAGTATTCGAATCCCGTAACGCGGGTGATGccaaagagggaggaaggacctTACCAGCGGAGAGAAAGATGTTCAGAGGGTATGAAAGGCCCGATGACTTCACAGCTTCCATCAGTCAAGGGATCATGACCTATGCCAACAGTGTGGTGTCCGACATGATGGTCTCCATCATGAAGACCCTGAAGATCCAGGTGAAGGACACGACCATTGCCACCATCGTGCTGAAGAAGGTCCTGATCAAGCACGCCAAAGAGGTGGTCTCCGACCTCATCGACTCCTTCATGAAGAACCTCCACAACGTCACGGGGACCCTCATGACGGACACGGACTTTGTCTCGGCCGTGAAAAGAAGCTTCTTCTCTCATGGAAGCCAGAAGGCCACGGACATCATGGACGCGATGCTGGGGAAACTCTATTCGGTGATATTTGCCAAGAAACCCCCTGAGACAGTCAGGAAAACCAAGGATAAGTCTGAAAGTTACTCCCTCGTCTCTATGAAAGGGATGGGTGACCCTAAACACCGAAACGTCAACTTCGCCTCCATGAAATCAGAAGGTAAAGTGAGGGAGAGAGTATGCACCCCCACACCCAAACCCGAGAAGTCCTGTGTGGAAACTCTGGGGGAACACATTATCAAAGAGGGGCTGACCCTGTGGCACAACAGCCAGCAGAAGGAAGGCATATCTGCATGCCTCCAGGGCTCACCCTTCGTCACTCCCAAAAGACAGTATAAACCTGTGCCGGACTTTCCCCTGGGGTTCCCTTTTGACCCCTGCAACTTCAGCCTCCCTATGCAATGCCCAGAAAAACCTGAGAATTTTATGTGCGACTCAGACTCCTGGGCCAAGGACCTGCTTGTGTCTGCCTTACTTCTGATCCAGTACCACCTGGCCCAGGGAGGAAACATGGATGCACAGAGCTTTCTCGAAGCTGCTGGCACCTCCAACCTGTATCCCACTAAGTCTCCAGCCGTTTCCCATGAGTCCAGCCTCCGGTCTCCCCAAGTGGGAGCTGACCCAGAAGAAGTGGAGAAGAAGGACCTAATGAGCGTTTTCTTCAACTTTATCCGGAACTTGCTCAGTGAGACCATTTTCAAGAGCGACCATAGCTGTGATCCCAAGGCAACCAAGGAAGACAACAGCCCCCAGTGTGAAAGACCCGTCACCCCTTCTCCCGCCAAATTAAATGAATGTGATGAGACTGGGGGTGCTTTTGCAGGGCTCACCAAGATGGTGGCTAACAAACTTGATGGCCACATGAACGGGCAGATGGTAGACCATCTGATGGACTCAGTGATGAAGTTGTGTCTCATCATTGCCAAGTCCTGCGACTCTCCGTTGGCAGAACTGGGAGACGACAAGTCTGGGGATGCCAGCAGGCCAACATCAGCCTTCCCAGAGAGTTTATATGAGTGTTTGTCCACCAAGGGCACAGGGACTGCAGAGACACTCCTACAGAATGCCTATCAGGCTATCCACAACGAACTGAGGAGTCTATCAGCACAGCCCCCAGAAGGGTGCACAGCACCCAAAGTGATCGTCAGCAACCACAACCTGACTGACACCGTGCAGAACAAGCAGCTCCAAGCCGTTCTTCAGTGGGTGGCCGCCTCTGAGCTCAACGTCCCCATTCTGTACTTTGCGGGTGACGACGAAGGAATCCAGGAGAAG CTACTTCAGCTCTCGGCAGCTGCCGTGGAAAAGGGGCGCAGCGTAGGTGAGGTTCTACAGTCGGTGCTGCGGTACGAGAAGGAGCGACAGCTGGACGAGGCGGTGGGCAACGTCACACGGCTGCAGCTGCTGGACTGGCTGATGGTGAACCTGTGA
- the AKAP3 gene encoding A-kinase anchor protein 3 isoform X3: protein MVSSGDPRKGFCVDYYNTTSRGSPGRLHFEMSHRENPHQGPTCNGSSVDEVSFYANRLTNLVIAMARKEINEKIDGSENRCVHQSVYMGDEPPPNKSLSKVASELVNETVTACSKNTPSDKAPGSGDRASGTLQSPPNLKYKSTLKIKESNKGGRGPDDRPSSKKSFFYKEVFESRNAGDAKEGGRTLPAERKMFRGYERPDDFTASISQGIMTYANSVVSDMMVSIMKTLKIQVKDTTIATIVLKKVLIKHAKEVVSDLIDSFMKNLHNVTGTLMTDTDFVSAVKRSFFSHGSQKATDIMDAMLGKLYSVIFAKKPPETVRKTKDKSESYSLVSMKGMGDPKHRNVNFASMKSEGKVRERVCTPTPKPEKSCVETLGEHIIKEGLTLWHNSQQKEGISACLQGSPFVTPKRQYKPVPDFPLGFPFDPCNFSLPMQCPEKPENFMCDSDSWAKDLLVSALLLIQYHLAQGGNMDAQSFLEAAGTSNLYPTKSPAVSHESSLRSPQVGADPEEVEKKDLMSVFFNFIRNLLSETIFKSDHSCDPKATKEDNSPQCERPVTPSPAKLNECDETGGAFAGLTKMVANKLDGHMNGQMVDHLMDSVMKLCLIIAKSCDSPLAELGDDKSGDASRPTSAFPESLYECLSTKGTGTAETLLQNAYQAIHNELRSLSAQPPEGCTAPKVIVSNHNLTDTVQNKQLQAVLQWVAASELNVPILYFAGDDEGIQEKLLQLSAAAVEKGRSVGEVLQSVLRYEKERQLDEAVGNVTRLQLLDWLMVNL from the exons ATGGTCAGCTCAGGAGACCCACGCAAAGGTTTCTGCGTGGACTATTATAACACCACCTCCAGGGGAAGTCCAGGGAGGCTGCATTTTGAGATGAGTCACAGAGAGAACCCACACCAGGGCCCCACCTGCAATGGGAGCTCCGTAGATGAAGTCTCCTTCTACGCCAACCGCCTCACAAATCTTGTCATCGCCATGGCCCGCAAGGAGATCAACGAGAAGATTGACGGCTCTGAAAACAGGTGTGTCCACCAATCAGTGTACATGGGGGATGAGCCTCCACCCAACAAGAGCCTGAGCAAGGTGGCGTCGGAGCTGGTGAATGAGACCGTCACTGCCTGCTCCAAAAACACCCCATCAGATAAGGCACCGGGCTCTGGTGACAGAGCCTCGGGGACATTACAGAGCCCcccaaatttaaaatacaaaagcacTTTGAAGATCAAGGAAAGCAACAAGGGAGGCAGGGGTCCAGACGACAGGCCTAGCTCTAAGAAGTCTTTCTTCTACAAGGAAGTATTCGAATCCCGTAACGCGGGTGATGccaaagagggaggaaggacctTACCAGCGGAGAGAAAGATGTTCAGAGGGTATGAAAGGCCCGATGACTTCACAGCTTCCATCAGTCAAGGGATCATGACCTATGCCAACAGTGTGGTGTCCGACATGATGGTCTCCATCATGAAGACCCTGAAGATCCAGGTGAAGGACACGACCATTGCCACCATCGTGCTGAAGAAGGTCCTGATCAAGCACGCCAAAGAGGTGGTCTCCGACCTCATCGACTCCTTCATGAAGAACCTCCACAACGTCACGGGGACCCTCATGACGGACACGGACTTTGTCTCGGCCGTGAAAAGAAGCTTCTTCTCTCATGGAAGCCAGAAGGCCACGGACATCATGGACGCGATGCTGGGGAAACTCTATTCGGTGATATTTGCCAAGAAACCCCCTGAGACAGTCAGGAAAACCAAGGATAAGTCTGAAAGTTACTCCCTCGTCTCTATGAAAGGGATGGGTGACCCTAAACACCGAAACGTCAACTTCGCCTCCATGAAATCAGAAGGTAAAGTGAGGGAGAGAGTATGCACCCCCACACCCAAACCCGAGAAGTCCTGTGTGGAAACTCTGGGGGAACACATTATCAAAGAGGGGCTGACCCTGTGGCACAACAGCCAGCAGAAGGAAGGCATATCTGCATGCCTCCAGGGCTCACCCTTCGTCACTCCCAAAAGACAGTATAAACCTGTGCCGGACTTTCCCCTGGGGTTCCCTTTTGACCCCTGCAACTTCAGCCTCCCTATGCAATGCCCAGAAAAACCTGAGAATTTTATGTGCGACTCAGACTCCTGGGCCAAGGACCTGCTTGTGTCTGCCTTACTTCTGATCCAGTACCACCTGGCCCAGGGAGGAAACATGGATGCACAGAGCTTTCTCGAAGCTGCTGGCACCTCCAACCTGTATCCCACTAAGTCTCCAGCCGTTTCCCATGAGTCCAGCCTCCGGTCTCCCCAAGTGGGAGCTGACCCAGAAGAAGTGGAGAAGAAGGACCTAATGAGCGTTTTCTTCAACTTTATCCGGAACTTGCTCAGTGAGACCATTTTCAAGAGCGACCATAGCTGTGATCCCAAGGCAACCAAGGAAGACAACAGCCCCCAGTGTGAAAGACCCGTCACCCCTTCTCCCGCCAAATTAAATGAATGTGATGAGACTGGGGGTGCTTTTGCAGGGCTCACCAAGATGGTGGCTAACAAACTTGATGGCCACATGAACGGGCAGATGGTAGACCATCTGATGGACTCAGTGATGAAGTTGTGTCTCATCATTGCCAAGTCCTGCGACTCTCCGTTGGCAGAACTGGGAGACGACAAGTCTGGGGATGCCAGCAGGCCAACATCAGCCTTCCCAGAGAGTTTATATGAGTGTTTGTCCACCAAGGGCACAGGGACTGCAGAGACACTCCTACAGAATGCCTATCAGGCTATCCACAACGAACTGAGGAGTCTATCAGCACAGCCCCCAGAAGGGTGCACAGCACCCAAAGTGATCGTCAGCAACCACAACCTGACTGACACCGTGCAGAACAAGCAGCTCCAAGCCGTTCTTCAGTGGGTGGCCGCCTCTGAGCTCAACGTCCCCATTCTGTACTTTGCGGGTGACGACGAAGGAATCCAGGAGAAG CTACTTCAGCTCTCGGCAGCTGCCGTGGAAAAGGGGCGCAGCGTAGGTGAGGTTCTACAGTCGGTGCTGCGGTACGAGAAGGAGCGACAGCTGGACGAGGCGGTGGGCAACGTCACACGGCTGCAGCTGCTGGACTGGCTGATGGTGAACCTGTGA
- the DYRK4 gene encoding dual specificity tyrosine-phosphorylation-regulated kinase 4 isoform X2, giving the protein MQLLPPPTHTGTKTEMDAKKPRKGSLTSFPMLKATKKQNLASVKNPTLAPEIYLESPAHCQKSSELKPSETVFPSNVKTQDAKAEEKPPKKHKHKVPLTAAEALKFFKKQLSSYEQSEILGYTELWFLGLEAEKLHMAPEKFSKTSFDDEHGSYMKVLHDHIAYRYEVLEIIGKGSFGQVAKCLDHKNNELVALKIIRNKKRFHHQALVELKILEALRRKDKDNTYNVVHMKDFFYFRNHLCITFELLGINLYELMKNNSFQGFSLSIVRRFTLSVLKCLQMLYMEKIIHCDLKPENIVLYQKGQVSVKVIDFGSSCYEHQKVYTYIQSRFYRSPEVILGHPYNMAIDMWSLGCIMAELYTGYPLFPGENEVEQLACIMEVLGLPPSRFIQTASRRQMFFDSKGFPKNITNNRGKKRYPDSKDLTVLLKTCDTSFLDFLRRCLVWEPSLRMTPDQALKHAWIHEPRNLKARPRLQTLRKTSLCFPSESRKDKVQAQHHSGKKDVVLQVEAKDKIKDGATKQDENRGNQRGSGQHTAEVIQLPHLAEASGKPEAAVGPAESKTSAGQQNKKSSPKNTNALPPIV; this is encoded by the exons GAGAGTCCAGCTCACTGTCAGAAGTCTTCTGAGCTCAAGCCTTCTGAGACGGTCTTCCCTTCGAACGTGAAAACCCAAGACGCCAAAGCAGAGGAGAAGCCGCCGAAGAAGCACAAACACAAGGTCCCTCTGACAGCGGCAG AGGCCCTAAAGTTTTTTAAGAAGCAGCTGTCTTCTTACGAGCAAAGCGAGATCCTGGGCTACACAGAGCTGTggttcctgggtctggaagccgAGAAGCTCCACATGGCTCCGGAAAAATTCAGCAAGACAAGTTTCGATGATGAACACGGCTCCTACATGAAG GTCCTGCACGACCACATCGCCTACCGCTATGAGGTTCTGGAGATCATTGGAAAAGGGTCCTTTGGACAGGTGGCCAAGTGCTTGGATCATAAAAACAATGAATTGGTGGCCTTGAAAATCATCAGGAACAAAAAGAG GTTTCACCACCAGGCCCTGGTGGAGCTGAAGATCCTGGAAGCTCTCAGACGGAAGGACAAAGACAACACCTACAACGTGGTGCACATGAAGGACTTTTTCTATTTCCGGAATCACCTCTGCATCACCTTTGAACTCCTGGG CATCAACTTGTACGAGTTGATGAAGAACAACAGTTTCCAAGGCTTCAGCCTCTCCATCGTTCGTCGCTTCACCCTCTCTGTCCTGAAGTGTTTGCAGATGCTATACATGGAGAAGATCATTCACTGTGACCTCAAGCCC GAGAATATAGTGTTGTACCAGAAAGGCCAAGTCTCTGTTAAAGTCATTGACTTTGGATCAAGCTGTTATGAACACCAGAAAG TCTACACCTACATCCAGAGCCGGTTCTACCGATCCCCAGAGGTGATCCTGGGCCATCCATACAACATGGCCATTGACATGTGGAGCCTGGGTTGCATCATGGCCGAGCTGTACACGGGCTACCCTCTGTTCCCCGGGGAGAACGAGGTGGAGCAGCTGGCCTGCATCATGGAG GTGCTGGGCCTGCCACCATCCCGCTTCATCCAGACGGCCTCCAGGAGACAGATGTTCTTTG ATTCCAAAGGTTTTCCTAAAAATATAACCAACAACAGGGGGAAAAAGAGATACCCGGATTCCAAGGATCTCACCGTGTTGCTGAAAACCTGCGACACCAGCTTCCTGGACTTCCTCAGGCGGTGCTTGGT CTGGGAGCCCTCTCTTCGCATGACCCCTGACCAGGCGCTCAAGCATGCTTGGATTCATGAGCCTCGGAACCTCAAAGCTCGGCCCAGGCTTCAGACCTTGAGGAAAAcgagtctctgtttcccctctGAATCCAGGAAGGACAAGGTTCAAGCACAGCATCACTCTGGCAAAAAAG ATGTGGTCCTTCAAGTCGAGGCTAAAGACAAAATCAAAGATGGCGCCACCAAACAGGATGAGAATCGAGGCAATCAGCGAGGCTCTGGCCAGCACACGGCAGAGGTGATCCAGCTACCTCATCTGGCAGAAGCTTCCGGAAAGCCAGAGGCAGCTGTTGGGCCAGCGGAGTCCAAGACCTCCGCAGGACAACAGAACAAAAAGTCCTCCCCCAAGAACACAAATGCTTTACCGCCTATTGTGTGA